The proteins below come from a single Argentina anserina chromosome 1, drPotAnse1.1, whole genome shotgun sequence genomic window:
- the LOC126785004 gene encoding uncharacterized protein LOC126785004: MDDFRSKSYGHGRMELESYYGTGSNGAGRGPNSFAVNGMKDLRCYSASYACPPQLHNNESKFKKGKSGSGSISKSWSFSDPELQRKKRVASYKAYTVEGKLKGSLRKSFRWLKETCDRVVYGR; the protein is encoded by the coding sequence ATGGACGATTTCCGATCCAAATCGTACGGACACGGAAGAATGGAGCTGGAGAGCTACTACGGAACTGGGTCCAACGGAGCCGGAAGAGGGCCCAACTCCTTCGCCGTTAACGGGATGAAAGATCTCAGATGCTACAGCGCCTCCTATGCATGCCCACCACAACTGCACAACAATGAGAGCAAGTTCAAGAAGGGCAAGTCGGGAAGTGGCTCGATTTCGAAGAGCTGGAGCTTCAGTGATCCGGAGCtgcagaggaagaagagggtgGCGAGCTACAAGGCGTACACTGTGGAGGGGAAGCTCAAAGGGAGTTTGAGGAAGAGCTTCAGGTGGCTCAAGGAGACCTGTGATAGAGTGGTCTACGGCCGGTAA